Below is a genomic region from Bacteroidia bacterium.
CTTCTTTCAATACGCCCTCTGTTTCTTTCCCGTCTTTTTCCAGTACCTTTACCTTACGGCCTATGTTTTTGGTGTATTGCTTAAATACTTTAAAGGGCAAATCCATTCCGGGAGACGATACTTCCAACTCAAAATCCTGTGTTTCGCGATCCAGGTTTTTCTCAATATGTCTGCTCACGGCTATGCAATCCGATATGGAAACAGCACCTTCACTATCAATAAACACTTTGATGCTATTGGTGGCCGAAACCTTTACTTCTACCAAAAAATAGCCTTCCTTTTCTTGGATTTTCTCCATCGCCAGGCGGCTTATCAGGTCTTTACTAATCATTTTTGACAATAAAAAAGGGGACGCTGTCCCCTCGTTTCAATTCAATCTGGGCGCAAAGATAGGAATTATTTGGGATTACAAGCATTTATACCAATTTTAATTAATAAATAGTCTAAAGGCTTTTTAGAAATTTAGATTGGTAAAGCCCAATTGAAAATCTTTATTAGGCTTATTATTACGAAGCCAAATTAGCCTGTTAAAGATTTAGCTGGGGCATTATTCCGCTTTTCGTCAATTTACCCGAAAAGTGGCATTGCAATAATTCGCTTTTCCTATTCGTTAGCCTAAAAAACAATGTCATGAAACGTTCCATTGCTATTGCTTTATTCCTTCTGCTGTCGGGTAAAGTATTTTCTCAGGTTTTAGATGGTGTATATGTTAAAGAAAACATTGCCACCGACCGTTTAATGCAATATACATACCTACGTGAAGCCGATGTAATGTGGAGCCGAACCGTTTGGAGAAAGCTCGATTTGCGGGAAAAACTCAACCTTCCTCTTTACTTTCCGGTGCAGCCAATCGGCGACCGCCAAAGTCTTACCCAGGTCCTTATTGAAGCTATCAAAGAAGGCAGTTTATCGGCCTATGCACCTATGGACGACGACTTTCGAACCATTTTAACACGGGAAGAAGTTACCCGAATTTTTACCCACTTCGACACGTTGATGATCGAAAACCCGGATTCGCCCGGCGATATTATTCCCAAAGTGGTTCAGGTTGACTTGGATTTATCTGAAATAACCGAATACCGCATCAAAGAAGAATGGTTTTTTGACAAGCAACGTTCAGTTATGGATGTTCGAATTGTTGGTATTATGCCGGTTCGCAAAGAAATTATTGAAGATGAAGTTCGCACCAAACCACTTTTTTGGATCTATTTTCCCGAAGCCAGAATCATACTCAATAACAAAGCCGTTTTTAACCGATTTAACGATGCAGCCAGAGTAAGTTACGACGATATTTTCAGTAAACGCATGTTTGCCAGCTATATCTACAAGGAAAGCAATGTTTACGACCGCAATATCAGCGATTATACCATGGGAACCGATGCCTTGCTGGAGGCCGATCGCATCAAGAAAAACATGTTCGATATGGAAAGCGATTATTGGGAATATTGATTACCTAAAAACAAGTTCGTTTTTGGCGGAATAGTTGGGGGACTGTTCCGCTTTTTTTTGTTTTTTATTCATTTGGCGGGCCCCCTCTGCCCAAAAAATGCTTGTTAAACCCCGGGCAAAAGTGCTGTGGGCATTCGGGTCACGCTATCGGCTGTAG
It encodes:
- the rimP gene encoding ribosome assembly cofactor RimP, with the translated sequence MISKDLISRLAMEKIQEKEGYFLVEVKVSATNSIKVFIDSEGAVSISDCIAVSRHIEKNLDRETQDFELEVSSPGMDLPFKVFKQYTKNIGRKVKVLEKDGKETEGVLKEVTEVFITLEIEASKKKKATEENLLVQINFNNIKETKKIITFK
- the gldN gene encoding gliding motility protein GldN is translated as MKRSIAIALFLLLSGKVFSQVLDGVYVKENIATDRLMQYTYLREADVMWSRTVWRKLDLREKLNLPLYFPVQPIGDRQSLTQVLIEAIKEGSLSAYAPMDDDFRTILTREEVTRIFTHFDTLMIENPDSPGDIIPKVVQVDLDLSEITEYRIKEEWFFDKQRSVMDVRIVGIMPVRKEIIEDEVRTKPLFWIYFPEARIILNNKAVFNRFNDAARVSYDDIFSKRMFASYIYKESNVYDRNISDYTMGTDALLEADRIKKNMFDMESDYWEY